The DNA segment TTCTCAAAAGAGAAGGGGTTTATCTTACTAGAATAATTTTAGAAGTAATCCACCCATTTGTAAGAATAATGGAGCGAATACTAATGCAACTATTGTCATAAGCTTGATTAAGATATTGATTGATGGACCTGAAGTATCCTTGAATGGGTCACCTACAGTATCACCAACAACTGCTGCTTTGTGAGCTTCGCTTCCTTTTCCACCATGATGACCTTCTTCAATGTACTTCTTAGCATTGTCCCAAGCTCCACCAGCATTAGCCATCATAATAGCCATAAGTACACCCGATACTAAAGCACCAGCTAATAATCCACCTAATGCTTCTGTACCTAATAATATACCTGTAGCTAATGGTGCTAATACTGCTAATAATCCCGGAACCATCATTTCTTTTAATGCAGCTGCTGTACTGATATCAACACATTTTTTGTATTCTGGTTTAGCTTTTCCTTCCATGATTCCTGGAATAGTTTTAAATTGTCTTCTTACCTCTTCAATCATACTGAATGCCGCTTTACCAACAGCTTCCATAGTTATAGCTGAGAATAAGAATGGTAACATACCACCTACTAATAAACCTACAATAACTGTTGGCTGTGTTAAATCTATTTTATCTAATTCAACTGCTTGTGTATAAGATGCGAATAAAGCTAATGCAGTTAGTGCAGCTGAACCTATAGCAAATCCTTTACCAATAGCTGCTGTAGTATTACCAACAGCATCTAATTTATCAGTAATATCACGTACTCCCCCTGGTAATTCACACATTTCTGCTATACCACCAGCGTTATCTGCTATTGGACCATAAGCATCAACTGCTACAGTCATACCAGCAGTTGATAACATACCTACTGCTGCTAAAGCTATACCATATAATCCTTCTCCAACGTTAGCTGCTCCACCACCTGCATAGAATGCAACTAATATTCCAATAGCAATCATTAATATCGGAAGAGCAGTTGATAACATACCTACTGCTAGACCACCAATTATGTTAGTAGCACTTCCTGTTTCAGATTTGTCAGCTATTGTCTTAACTGGCTTAAATTCACCTGATGTATAGTATTCAGTAAGTTGTCCAATTATAGTTCCTACTACTAGCCCTGATACTATTGCAATAAATGGTTTTAATGTACCCAATAGATATTGACTTAAGAAAAATGCAACAACTACTGTAACAATAGCACTTACATAAGTACCCATTTTAAGTGCTTTATGTGGGTCAGCACCTTCTTTTCCTTTAACAAAGAAGGTACCTATAATAGAAGCAATTATACCAGTAGCTGCAAGTAATAATGGATAAACTGCACCATTAAATTCAAAAGCTATAAATCCTAATGTAATAGCTGAGATAATAGAACCTACATATGATTCAAATAAGTCTGCACCCATACCTGCAACGTCACCAACATTATCTCCAACGTTGTCTGCTATAACAGCAGGATTTCTTGGGTCGTCTTCCGGAATACCTGCTTCAACTTTACCAACTAAGTCTGCTCCAACGTCTGCAGCCTTTGTATAGATACCTCCACCAACACGTCCAAAAAGAGCTATTGATGAAGCACCTAAACCAAATCCCGTAACAACTGCAGCATCTTTAAAGATTAAGTATAGAGCACCTACTCCTAACAATCCTAATCCAACAACTGACATTCCCATAACTGCTCCACCTGAGAATGCAACATCAAGTGCTTTATTCATTCCTGATTCCTTAGCTGCATTTGCAGTTCTTACGTTTGCTTTAGTAGCAACTCTCATTCCAAAGAAACCTGCTAATGCTGAGAATGTAGCACCTACTAAGAAACAAAAAGCTGTATTCCAATCAATTCCAAAACCTAAAACTACAAATAAAATTGCAACGAATACTATAAGCGTCTTATATTCTCTTGATAAGAAAGCCATAGCACCTTCTTGAATGTAAGAAGAAATCTCTTTCATTCTTTCAGTTCCTACATCAACTTTACCAATCTTGTTAGCTTTGTAATAAGCAAATAATAATGCAATGATACCTGCTATCGGAGCTAAATAAATTAGTGAATCCACTTCAATAACCTCCTTTACATATTCAATTTTATTATTGTAATGCTGCAAGTACTAGTGCAGATATAACAAAAAGAATTGCTGAAATTGCTGTTAGCTTTTCAAGGATGCCTTCATAGCTTCTTCCTTTATTTTTACCCCAAATACTTTCAGCACCACCTGCTATAGTACCTGATAAACCAGCAGATTTTCCTGGCTGTAATAAAATACTTGCAATAAGTACTAAACTTGTTATTATTAAAAGAATTGTAAATAATATTTGCATCGTCCCACCTCCCATACTAAAACTAACATACCTATTTTAACACAGTGCTATTTTAAAATCAACAATATTTCCCCCGTAAAATACAGTATTTATAGCTTTATTAATTATAACCAAGTATTTGGTTATTATATCCATTTTTTCAACATAAAATTAATAAAACCAAATAATAAGGGCTCAATTCCACCCTTATTATTTGGTAAATACTACTTTACTATTCAATTTATAAGCTTCCTACTTTAGGTTGTAGAATGCATCCATTCCTAAGTATTGTGCAGTAGTTCCAAGCATATCTTCTAATCTTAATAATTGGTTGTATTTAGCAACTCTATCTGTTCTAGAAGGAGCTCCAGTCTTGATTTGTCCTGCATTTGTAGCTACAACGAAATCTGCAATTGTTGTATCTTCAGTTTCACCTGATCTGTGTGATACTACTGCTGTATATCCAGCTCTCTTAGCCATTTCAATAGCTTCTAATGTTTCAGTTATAGTTCCTATTTGGTTAACTTTGATTAAGATTGAGTTAGCAACACCGTTTTCGATACCTTTTTTAAGTCTTTTAGTGTTAGTTACGAATAAGTCATCTCCAACTAATTGGATTTTATCTCCTAATTTTTCAGTTAATACTTTCCATCCTTCCCAATCTTCTTCGTCTAAACCATCTTCAATAGATACGATTGGGTATTTTTCTACTAATTCGCTGTAGAAGTTTACAAGTTCTTCAGAAGTAAGCTCTTTTCCTTCTCCAGCTAATCTATATATTTTAGCTTCTTTGTCGTAAAGTTCAGTCGCAGCAACGTCTAATGCAAGTTTTACTTCTTCACCTGGTTTGTATCCAGCTCTTTCAATAGCTTCAACGATAGTTGCAAGAGCTTCTTCGTTTGAACCTAAGTTTGGTGCAAATCCACCTTCGTCACCTACAGCAGTGTTTAATCCTTTTTCACCTAATACTTTTTTTAGATTGTGGAAAATTTCTGAGCCCATTCTTAATGCTTCTTTGAAGTTAGGAGCTCCTACTGGCATAATCATAAATTCTTGGATGTCTACATTGTTATCAGCATGCTCTCCACCATTTAAGATGTTCATCATTGGTACAGGTAAAGTTCTAGCATTTACTCCACCTATGTATTGATATAGTGGCATACCTAATGCATTAGCTGCTGCTTTAGCTACTGCCATTGAAACACCTAGAATAGCATTAGCACCTAATTTAGATTTGTTATCAGTTCCATCTAATTCTATCATTTTAGTATCTATTGCTACTTGGTCTAATGCATCCATACCAATGATTTCTGGCGCAATTACATCATTAACATTTTCTACAGCTTTAGTAACACCCTTACCTAAGAATCTTTCTTTATCTCCATCTCTTAATTCTACTGCTTCAAAAGCTCCTGTTGAAGCTCCTGATGGAACAGCTGCTCTACCGAATCCTCCACTTTCAGTCCACACTTCAACCTCTACAGTTGGGTTACCTCTTGAATCAAGTATTTCTCTAGCGTAAACATCAGTAATCATTGTCATTTTTAATCTCCTCCTTACATGTTTATAAATTGTATATTAAAAAGATTTTATATCTTTAATTTACTTAACTATTAGAGATTCTCCTGTCATTTCATTTGGCACACTAACATTCATCATCTCAAGTAATGTTGGTGCTATATCCGCTAATTTACCTTCTCTTAATTCTACATTTCCTTCTCCAATAATTATACAAGGAACTCTATTCGTAGTATGGGCTGTAATTTCTCCACCTGTTTTTTCATCTATCATTTCCTCTGAATTACCATGGTCTGCAGTAATTAATAGTTTTCCATCTACATTTTGTACTTCTTCTATTATTTCTCCTAAACACTTATCTACAGTTTCTATAGCTTTAACTGCCGCTTCTAAGCTACCAGTATGACCAACCATATCTGGATTAGCAAAGTTTAATACAATTAAATCATATTTCTCTTCTTTGATTCTCTTAATTACCTCTTCTTTAACTTCAACTGCGCTCATCTCAGGCTTTAAATCATATGTTGCAACCTTAGGTGATGGTATAAGTACCCTGTCTTCAC comes from the Caldisalinibacter kiritimatiensis genome and includes:
- a CDS encoding sodium-translocating pyrophosphatase, whose product is MDSLIYLAPIAGIIALLFAYYKANKIGKVDVGTERMKEISSYIQEGAMAFLSREYKTLIVFVAILFVVLGFGIDWNTAFCFLVGATFSALAGFFGMRVATKANVRTANAAKESGMNKALDVAFSGGAVMGMSVVGLGLLGVGALYLIFKDAAVVTGFGLGASSIALFGRVGGGIYTKAADVGADLVGKVEAGIPEDDPRNPAVIADNVGDNVGDVAGMGADLFESYVGSIISAITLGFIAFEFNGAVYPLLLAATGIIASIIGTFFVKGKEGADPHKALKMGTYVSAIVTVVVAFFLSQYLLGTLKPFIAIVSGLVVGTIIGQLTEYYTSGEFKPVKTIADKSETGSATNIIGGLAVGMLSTALPILMIAIGILVAFYAGGGAANVGEGLYGIALAAVGMLSTAGMTVAVDAYGPIADNAGGIAEMCELPGGVRDITDKLDAVGNTTAAIGKGFAIGSAALTALALFASYTQAVELDKIDLTQPTVIVGLLVGGMLPFLFSAITMEAVGKAAFSMIEEVRRQFKTIPGIMEGKAKPEYKKCVDISTAAALKEMMVPGLLAVLAPLATGILLGTEALGGLLAGALVSGVLMAIMMANAGGAWDNAKKYIEEGHHGGKGSEAHKAAVVGDTVGDPFKDTSGPSINILIKLMTIVALVFAPLFLQMGGLLLKLF
- the secG gene encoding preprotein translocase subunit SecG; the encoded protein is MQILFTILLIITSLVLIASILLQPGKSAGLSGTIAGGAESIWGKNKGRSYEGILEKLTAISAILFVISALVLAALQ
- the eno gene encoding phosphopyruvate hydratase; the protein is MTMITDVYAREILDSRGNPTVEVEVWTESGGFGRAAVPSGASTGAFEAVELRDGDKERFLGKGVTKAVENVNDVIAPEIIGMDALDQVAIDTKMIELDGTDNKSKLGANAILGVSMAVAKAAANALGMPLYQYIGGVNARTLPVPMMNILNGGEHADNNVDIQEFMIMPVGAPNFKEALRMGSEIFHNLKKVLGEKGLNTAVGDEGGFAPNLGSNEEALATIVEAIERAGYKPGEEVKLALDVAATELYDKEAKIYRLAGEGKELTSEELVNFYSELVEKYPIVSIEDGLDEEDWEGWKVLTEKLGDKIQLVGDDLFVTNTKRLKKGIENGVANSILIKVNQIGTITETLEAIEMAKRAGYTAVVSHRSGETEDTTIADFVVATNAGQIKTGAPSRTDRVAKYNQLLRLEDMLGTTAQYLGMDAFYNLK